One window of Sphingobacteriales bacterium genomic DNA carries:
- a CDS encoding helix-turn-helix domain-containing protein, whose amino-acid sequence MKIANANFKYIRTEKFDLNQADFGAMLGIKRGAVGSYEEGRADVQMDVMLKLVKLYNSTFFPKINLDVLVNHDLRQGDLFDTSTNQYTQPGAADLKGKNLDVRTLTISTDEAGKENIEYVDAESAQASAGYLNGYADTEFISSLPKFRLPFLPDNSTYRAFKIKGDSMLPLPSGSIVIGEYTQDWESLKSGDTYIIISQNEGIVYKRVTNLLQKRGVLLLSSDNPTYEPYVINALEIVEVWKAKAFIINDTYIGDSLWEKLFAEIAALRAEVKRLKGNDNYDLPN is encoded by the coding sequence ATGAAAATTGCAAATGCCAATTTTAAGTACATTAGAACAGAAAAGTTTGATTTGAATCAGGCAGATTTCGGGGCTATGCTTGGTATTAAACGCGGTGCCGTTGGTTCTTATGAAGAAGGACGCGCAGATGTTCAAATGGATGTTATGTTAAAGTTAGTGAAACTTTACAACTCCACTTTTTTCCCAAAGATTAACTTAGATGTTTTGGTCAACCATGATTTGCGTCAGGGAGATTTGTTTGATACTTCAACAAATCAATACACTCAGCCCGGAGCGGCAGATTTAAAAGGGAAAAATCTGGATGTCAGAACCCTGACTATTTCAACAGATGAGGCGGGAAAAGAAAATATTGAGTATGTTGATGCAGAAAGTGCTCAGGCAAGTGCCGGTTACTTAAATGGGTATGCAGATACAGAATTTATCTCTTCGCTGCCAAAGTTCAGGCTGCCCTTTTTGCCGGATAACTCTACCTACCGGGCTTTTAAAATCAAAGGAGACTCTATGCTTCCTCTGCCATCAGGTTCTATTGTTATTGGTGAATATACACAGGATTGGGAATCGCTCAAAAGCGGGGATACTTACATAATCATTTCTCAAAACGAAGGCATAGTTTATAAACGAGTTACCAATTTGTTGCAAAAAAGAGGGGTTTTATTGCTTTCTTCCGATAACCCTACTTACGAACCTTATGTAATCAACGCATTAGAAATTGTCGAGGTTTGGAAAGCTAAAGCGTTTATTATCAACGATACTTATATCGGAGATTCACTTTGGGAAAAATTGTTTGCAGAAATTGCTGCACTTAGAGCAGAAGTTAAAAGATTGAAAGGCAACGATAATTACGATTTGCCCAACTAA
- a CDS encoding DUF4372 domain-containing protein, whose product MRDKDKHLVGQPIFKQLLEFVPRNKFDLLVNKYQSDHYYKTYDSWTQLVTMLFGILSRCDSMGEICDGMQGLTGKLNHLGMDKSPAKSTAGDGLRGRDNEFYQAVYFMLLEHFKPILSVSRIGNVSFSKLFIFDSSTIRLFSNIMKGVGRNLKNEGKKKAD is encoded by the coding sequence ATGAGAGACAAAGATAAGCATTTAGTCGGTCAGCCGATATTCAAACAGTTATTAGAATTTGTTCCACGCAACAAATTTGATTTGCTTGTTAATAAGTACCAATCAGATCATTATTACAAGACCTATGATTCGTGGACACAACTTGTTACGATGCTATTCGGGATATTGAGTCGATGTGATTCTATGGGAGAAATCTGTGATGGTATGCAGGGTTTAACAGGCAAACTCAATCATTTGGGCATGGATAAATCACCGGCAAAGAGTACGGCAGGCGATGGTCTTAGAGGTCGAGACAATGAATTTTACCAAGCCGTTTATTTTATGTTACTCGAGCATTTTAAGCCTATTTTGTCGGTCAGCCGGATTGGGAATGTCTCCTTTTCCAAACTTTTCATTTTCGATTCAAGTACGATACGCCTATTTTCGAACATTATGAAAGGAGTTGGTCGCAATCTCAAGAATGAAGGGAAGAAAAAGGCGGACTGA
- a CDS encoding type IX secretion system membrane protein PorP/SprF has protein sequence MNYYQKFFLVVSVIFALFSVNTQIFAQQQAGNLFNRVIYSNDYYFALPMYNPAAAGDANQPSIGVSGSFGKVPPDSKPLNTNFFVHGAIPSLKSGIGLTMQYHKFDDTYLVGAGASQQTFPTNKRLLNLGLIYSYMFEVGEISKLKIGLGASLLHFKTDQIQTFQGPSSQPVLAANERFFKPSFDIGLSATILDFYAGLAVKYFNQPSFKFYEPGMENIFYRSAYIYAGYRWGILEDKLVLRPAVMVNPLARNTGGFGAGSDPYVDLSLLVSYNDIVFAGTSYKINDDPFFLSLIVGTRLGKVFQTTFSYHLPKKNTVDGFSRLEASLGFFLQSQDSNDW, from the coding sequence ATGAATTATTACCAAAAGTTCTTTTTAGTTGTTTCGGTTATTTTCGCTTTATTTAGTGTCAATACCCAAATTTTTGCACAACAACAAGCAGGCAATTTATTTAATCGGGTAATCTATTCTAATGATTATTATTTTGCCCTGCCAATGTATAACCCTGCAGCAGCAGGAGATGCCAATCAGCCTTCTATCGGAGTCTCAGGCAGTTTTGGAAAAGTTCCGCCGGATTCCAAACCTCTGAATACCAATTTTTTTGTTCATGGTGCGATACCCTCTTTAAAAAGTGGAATCGGACTAACCATGCAGTATCATAAATTTGATGATACATATCTTGTGGGTGCAGGAGCTTCACAACAAACATTTCCGACCAACAAGCGTTTGCTGAATCTGGGATTGATATACAGCTATATGTTTGAGGTAGGTGAAATCTCGAAACTCAAAATCGGGTTAGGCGCATCATTACTGCATTTTAAAACCGATCAAATTCAAACTTTCCAGGGTCCTTCTTCGCAACCTGTATTAGCGGCAAATGAACGTTTTTTTAAACCGAGTTTTGATATTGGACTTTCTGCCACTATATTGGATTTTTATGCCGGTCTTGCCGTGAAGTATTTTAACCAGCCCAGTTTCAAGTTTTATGAACCCGGGATGGAAAATATTTTTTACCGAAGTGCCTATATTTATGCAGGATATAGATGGGGAATTTTGGAAGATAAACTTGTTTTGCGTCCTGCTGTAATGGTGAATCCGTTAGCCAGAAATACCGGTGGATTTGGCGCAGGCAGTGATCCTTATGTAGATCTGTCATTATTGGTCAGCTATAACGATATTGTATTCGCCGGAACTTCTTACAAAATAAATGACGACCCTTTTTTCTTGTCTTTGATAGTTGGCACAAGATTGGGCAAAGTTTTTCAGACAACATTCTCTTACCATCTTCCAAAGAAAAACACAGTTGATGGGTTTTCCCGTTTAGAGGCCAGTTTGGGTTTCTTTTTACAATCACAAGACTCTAACGATTGGTAA
- a CDS encoding SUMF1/EgtB/PvdO family nonheme iron enzyme, giving the protein MKNLLKFPLQLMAFALVVMTIASCNKKHPTSSATGWNYNDPEWGGFEAPKEKDQKTGPGLVLIPGGTFTMGAVEQDITYDYDNVARRVTVSSFYMDETEVSNIAYREYLYWLNRIFGEQYPELVRKAIPDTLVWLSELAYNEPYVRNYFRMPSYNEYPVVGITWLQANEFCRWRTDRVNEGLMVKEGILELDPNQYGAEHFNTEAYLLGQYEGVEKKGMKNLDPNGAETRRVRFDDGILLPDYRLPTEAEWEYAALAITSESDKEERFTDRKIYPWKGETVRYAKHGKWHGDMMANFKRGAGDYMGIAGNLNDNAEITAPVRSYAPNDFGLYNMGGNVSEWCLDVYRPMTSLDADDFNPHRGNVFTTRVTDAQGNAAPKDSLGRIQYRQLTEDEIGNRTNFRKSDVKNYRDGDEMSMSVYDSDKTTLISDKARVVKGGSWADLAYWLSPGTRRYMDEDQGSSTVGFRCAMIRMGSPDGKKIKAKTKKVKTY; this is encoded by the coding sequence ATGAAAAACTTGCTTAAATTTCCTTTGCAGTTAATGGCGTTTGCCCTTGTGGTTATGACCATTGCTTCCTGTAACAAAAAACATCCTACTTCATCAGCTACGGGATGGAATTACAACGATCCCGAATGGGGTGGGTTTGAAGCACCCAAAGAAAAAGATCAAAAAACCGGTCCAGGCTTGGTGCTGATTCCCGGTGGTACTTTTACCATGGGTGCAGTAGAACAAGATATCACTTACGATTATGACAATGTAGCCAGAAGGGTAACTGTTTCGTCTTTTTATATGGACGAAACCGAAGTATCCAACATCGCTTATCGTGAGTACTTGTATTGGCTTAACAGGATTTTTGGCGAACAATATCCAGAACTTGTCAGAAAAGCCATTCCCGATACCTTAGTCTGGTTGAGCGAGCTTGCTTACAACGAACCTTATGTAAGAAACTATTTCAGAATGCCTTCTTACAATGAATATCCCGTAGTAGGTATCACCTGGCTTCAGGCAAATGAGTTCTGCCGATGGCGTACAGACCGTGTTAACGAAGGCCTAATGGTCAAAGAAGGCATATTAGAGCTTGACCCCAACCAATACGGAGCAGAACATTTTAATACAGAAGCCTACTTGTTGGGCCAATATGAAGGTGTTGAAAAGAAAGGTATGAAAAACCTCGATCCCAACGGAGCTGAAACCCGCCGTGTTCGCTTTGACGATGGAATTCTTTTGCCTGATTATCGTTTGCCAACTGAAGCTGAATGGGAATATGCTGCTTTAGCTATTACCAGTGAATCTGACAAAGAAGAACGCTTTACCGACCGCAAAATCTATCCTTGGAAAGGCGAAACTGTCCGTTATGCCAAACATGGTAAATGGCATGGCGATATGATGGCCAACTTCAAACGGGGAGCCGGTGACTATATGGGTATTGCAGGTAATCTTAACGACAACGCGGAAATTACCGCCCCTGTCAGAAGCTATGCTCCCAACGATTTTGGTCTGTACAATATGGGGGGCAACGTGAGCGAATGGTGTTTAGATGTTTATCGTCCGATGACCTCTTTAGATGCTGATGACTTTAACCCTCACCGGGGTAATGTTTTCACCACCCGTGTAACTGATGCACAAGGCAACGCTGCCCCTAAAGACAGTTTAGGTCGTATTCAATATCGTCAGTTGACAGAAGATGAAATCGGCAACCGCACAAACTTCAGAAAATCAGATGTGAAAAACTACCGTGATGGTGACGAAATGTCTATGTCTGTTTATGACAGCGATAAAACAACACTTATCAGCGATAAAGCGCGTGTTGTGAAAGGCGGCTCCTGGGCAGATTTAGCCTATTGGTTGTCTCCCGGAACCCGTCGCTATATGGATGAAGACCAGGGTTCTTCTACGGTCGGTTTCCGTTGCGCCATGATTCGTATGGGAAGCCCTGACGGTAAAAAAATAAAAGCCAAAACAAAAAAGGTAAAAACTTATTAA
- a CDS encoding PorP/SprF family type IX secretion system membrane protein encodes MKLKWCFLIVLLSLSCIFPSKGWAQDPEFSQFYAAPAHLNPSMIGFSWDPRIALNYRHQYPQFGNAYLTFAASYDQHFDNLNSSFGLSVMADRAGEGGIYNTYQVNGLYAYQLRFSSDLQVKVGAQIGYFNQSLDWSKLVFTDMIDPTNGSTGGTTSELTPEQTSIHRLDIGGGIVAYNSKFYIGASAKHVTTPSLAFTNSNDEDNDLKVRASVHAGRVFYLGQKVVGETQFYISPNLMFINQGRHFQVNAGSYLGKGIFFGGIFMRHTIRNMDALILLAGIKAGIVRFGYSYDINIGPLSTGAGAHEVAAIIDFGQKKGANDKIRRKKAAECPEIFSPR; translated from the coding sequence ATGAAGTTGAAATGGTGTTTTTTAATTGTTTTACTTTCCCTTAGTTGTATTTTCCCATCAAAAGGTTGGGCACAAGATCCTGAATTCAGTCAATTTTATGCAGCACCTGCACATTTAAATCCTTCCATGATTGGTTTTTCATGGGATCCTCGTATTGCTTTAAATTATAGGCACCAATATCCTCAGTTTGGCAATGCGTATCTGACCTTTGCCGCTTCTTATGACCAACATTTCGATAATCTGAACAGCAGCTTCGGTTTATCAGTCATGGCAGACCGCGCCGGAGAAGGCGGTATTTATAACACCTATCAGGTGAACGGACTATATGCCTATCAACTGAGATTTTCTTCAGATCTTCAGGTAAAAGTAGGAGCACAAATCGGGTATTTCAATCAATCTTTGGATTGGAGCAAACTTGTTTTTACCGATATGATTGATCCTACAAATGGCTCAACCGGGGGAACCACTTCTGAACTGACACCCGAACAAACTTCAATCCACCGGCTGGATATAGGTGGCGGAATTGTGGCTTATAACAGCAAGTTTTATATCGGGGCATCGGCCAAGCATGTTACAACACCTTCGTTGGCTTTTACCAACAGCAACGACGAAGATAATGATCTCAAAGTACGTGCCTCTGTTCATGCCGGCAGAGTGTTTTATCTCGGCCAAAAAGTAGTCGGTGAAACCCAGTTTTATATCAGTCCTAACTTAATGTTTATCAATCAGGGCAGACATTTTCAGGTTAATGCCGGTTCATATTTGGGAAAAGGAATTTTTTTTGGCGGAATCTTCATGCGACATACTATCCGCAACATGGATGCGTTAATCTTATTAGCCGGCATAAAAGCAGGAATTGTGAGGTTTGGGTATAGTTATGACATCAATATTGGACCCTTATCAACCGGAGCAGGTGCGCATGAAGTAGCTGCAATCATTGATTTTGGCCAAAAAAAGGGGGCTAACGACAAAATAAGAAGAAAAAAAGCGGCTGAATGTCCTGAAATTTTTTCACCGAGATAA
- the porU gene encoding type IX secretion system sortase PorU: protein MYKNPIALLLCLLVSPFIFSQQTQLLTGFEIEWSKNTIAVPSADGLKQVETPYFKDAVYDYQLHALPFWSKKIGFIQGAQVTAKIRNARYEPLGFANLPDFNDLLSHDIAVEAVVGYEKKQANALFSLLPFRLNPLTSETERLVGFDLELKTQGSSGQNLAKSNRSYTTNSVLNQGTFYQFRTDKNGIYKIDFSFLQSLGISSTVNLSNLRIYGNGGGMLSELAGSEKPDDLVEIPVQVVDLNSNNVFDAGDYVLFYAEGPDKWQYNSTQGRYIFQKHIYSDYAAYFLNFDIGTGLRIGSQLQSTSYNTEVTSFADYAIHQKDLFQPIKSGRLWLGEEFNVELSQNFSFSFPNLDTETPVQIKTQVASRYVTGNSSGSLTNFYVKANGTQIQNVSITSVTGSYEGWYARLASGTSQFTANSSDLTINLTYNRPAVSAIGWLDFIELNARRHLIFTGPQMIFSDPKSVGTNKQSKFIIQSNTSNIRVWEVTKLNEAVQWDLTAEAGNQYVFYVPTPTLRQFIVFDGSQFYTPEATGILTQQNLHAEETPDLIIVSYPDFLPAAERLANFRRTHDNLEVKVVTPQQIYYEFSSGIPDMAAIRDYVKMYYDRAGTNTDLMPHYLLLFGDASFDYKGIEFKVGNNHNFVPTYESTESLNAVETYCTDDFFGLLDDDEGQNINTTNQFLDIAIGRIPVATLEEAEKVVDKIIHYDESASLGEWRNNITFIADDEDGNLHLDDAQIHVANVEENNPVYNIDKIYLDAYPQISTAGGNLYPDVNTAINNKIFSGTFIMNYVGHGGESGWAHERILKTEDIRSWSNLNQMPLFITATCSFSRYDNPEKVSAGEMLMTKSDGGGIALMTTVRLVYATANQRLNTAFINRLFQVENDKHLSLGEIARRSKNDATLLTSSINNRKFVLLGDPSLILNYPKHQAVITSVNNHPIPSGIEAADTLKALSQVTMTGEIRNKNGEKLTDFNGIVYSTVFDKSVQVHTMVNDVYSEHDTFNLRKNIIFKGKATVTNGEFSFTFITPKDISYQFGAGRVSLYADNGVNTDAHGFTEQIIIGGVAEDVQADAQGPEIKLFMNDEKFVFGGMTNTNPVLIAKLADENGINTVGNGIGRNISAILNDDNKNSIVLNQYYKASLDNYKEGEIRYPLSDLPEGLHQLTVNAWDTHNNAGKGYTEFIVAQSAELALKHVLNYPNPFTDNTAFWFEHNRPNDQLLITVQIFTLSGRVVKTLQQSLVAEGFRVDSMTWDGRDDFGNKIGRGTYVYKLSVRSLTDHKVAHKVQKLVLLK from the coding sequence ATGTATAAGAACCCGATTGCTCTTTTGCTTTGTCTTTTGGTGTCTCCTTTTATTTTCTCACAACAAACACAACTTCTGACTGGGTTTGAAATTGAGTGGAGTAAAAACACAATCGCCGTTCCTTCGGCTGATGGGTTAAAACAAGTTGAAACTCCTTATTTTAAAGATGCTGTTTATGATTACCAATTGCACGCTTTGCCTTTTTGGTCTAAAAAAATTGGGTTCATTCAGGGGGCACAAGTTACTGCAAAAATACGGAATGCCAGATATGAGCCGCTCGGTTTTGCTAATTTACCCGACTTTAACGACTTGTTATCCCATGATATTGCCGTAGAAGCAGTAGTGGGTTATGAAAAAAAACAGGCCAATGCACTTTTTTCGTTACTCCCTTTTCGTTTAAACCCTCTCACTTCTGAAACTGAAAGATTAGTGGGCTTTGATCTTGAACTAAAAACTCAGGGAAGTTCAGGACAAAATCTTGCAAAAAGCAACCGCTCTTATACTACAAATTCGGTCTTGAATCAAGGCACTTTTTACCAATTTAGAACGGATAAAAACGGGATTTACAAAATTGATTTCTCCTTTTTACAGTCATTGGGGATCAGTTCAACCGTTAATTTGTCGAATCTGAGAATTTATGGAAATGGTGGCGGGATGCTTTCTGAACTTGCCGGTAGCGAAAAACCGGACGACCTCGTAGAAATTCCGGTTCAGGTAGTTGACCTAAACAGCAATAATGTGTTTGATGCAGGAGATTATGTTTTGTTTTATGCTGAAGGTCCCGACAAATGGCAATACAACAGTACACAGGGAAGATATATTTTTCAGAAACACATTTACAGCGATTATGCAGCTTATTTTTTGAATTTTGATATTGGTACGGGCCTTCGAATTGGTTCCCAATTACAATCAACCTCTTACAACACCGAAGTTACTTCATTTGCAGATTATGCCATTCACCAGAAAGATTTATTTCAACCTATTAAAAGTGGCAGACTTTGGCTGGGAGAAGAATTTAATGTTGAATTATCCCAGAATTTTAGTTTTAGCTTTCCCAATCTTGACACGGAAACACCTGTTCAGATAAAAACTCAGGTTGCTTCAAGATATGTAACCGGAAACAGTTCCGGTTCACTTACTAATTTTTATGTTAAAGCCAACGGAACTCAGATTCAAAATGTCAGCATCACTTCTGTAACCGGAAGCTACGAAGGATGGTATGCCCGACTTGCGTCGGGAACTTCTCAATTTACAGCCAACAGCTCAGATTTAACCATCAACTTAACCTATAACAGACCGGCAGTCAGTGCAATCGGATGGTTGGATTTTATCGAACTGAATGCGCGCAGGCATTTGATTTTTACCGGTCCTCAAATGATTTTTTCAGACCCGAAGTCTGTCGGAACTAATAAACAATCGAAGTTCATCATTCAGTCTAACACATCAAATATCCGGGTTTGGGAAGTAACTAAGCTAAATGAAGCAGTTCAATGGGATTTAACTGCCGAAGCAGGCAACCAATATGTGTTTTATGTTCCGACTCCAACATTGAGGCAGTTTATTGTTTTTGATGGTTCACAGTTTTATACACCTGAGGCAACAGGTATATTAACTCAGCAAAATTTACATGCAGAAGAAACTCCCGATTTAATCATTGTGTCTTATCCCGACTTTTTACCTGCGGCCGAAAGGTTGGCAAATTTCCGCCGGACACACGACAACCTTGAAGTAAAGGTGGTTACTCCGCAACAAATTTACTATGAGTTTTCTTCGGGAATTCCAGATATGGCAGCTATCAGAGATTATGTGAAAATGTATTACGACAGAGCCGGAACAAATACCGATTTGATGCCACATTATTTACTGTTGTTTGGCGATGCTTCTTTTGATTACAAAGGAATAGAATTTAAAGTGGGTAATAACCACAATTTTGTTCCAACTTATGAAAGTACGGAATCGCTTAATGCGGTAGAAACTTATTGTACCGATGATTTTTTTGGGCTTTTAGATGACGACGAAGGTCAGAATATCAATACGACCAATCAATTTTTAGATATTGCAATTGGACGCATTCCGGTAGCCACCCTTGAAGAAGCCGAAAAAGTGGTTGATAAAATCATTCACTATGACGAAAGTGCTTCGCTGGGAGAGTGGAGAAACAACATCACCTTTATTGCTGACGATGAAGATGGCAATCTTCACCTCGATGATGCACAAATTCACGTAGCAAATGTTGAAGAAAACAATCCGGTTTACAATATTGACAAAATATATCTCGATGCGTATCCACAAATTTCGACAGCAGGAGGAAACTTATACCCTGATGTCAACACAGCCATCAACAACAAAATTTTTTCCGGCACATTTATTATGAATTATGTCGGACATGGCGGAGAGTCAGGGTGGGCACATGAACGAATTTTAAAAACAGAAGACATCAGAAGTTGGAGCAACCTTAATCAGATGCCTTTGTTTATCACAGCAACCTGTAGTTTCAGCAGGTACGACAACCCCGAAAAAGTTTCGGCAGGAGAAATGCTGATGACAAAGTCAGATGGGGGTGGGATAGCATTGATGACCACCGTCAGGTTAGTATATGCCACTGCCAATCAGAGATTGAATACCGCATTTATTAACCGGCTATTTCAGGTCGAAAACGACAAGCATCTTTCATTGGGTGAAATTGCGAGGAGGTCTAAAAATGATGCAACATTATTGACAAGTTCCATCAATAACCGGAAATTTGTTTTGCTTGGAGATCCATCACTGATACTCAATTATCCGAAACATCAGGCAGTCATTACTTCAGTCAACAACCATCCGATACCTTCGGGCATTGAAGCTGCTGATACGCTCAAAGCGTTATCACAGGTTACTATGACCGGTGAAATCAGAAACAAAAACGGCGAGAAACTCACCGATTTTAACGGAATCGTATATTCAACAGTTTTTGACAAATCTGTACAAGTACATACAATGGTCAATGATGTTTATAGTGAACACGATACTTTTAACCTGCGAAAGAATATCATTTTTAAAGGCAAAGCTACCGTTACAAACGGGGAATTTTCATTCACATTTATTACTCCCAAAGACATTTCCTACCAGTTTGGAGCAGGAAGAGTAAGTCTGTATGCCGACAATGGTGTAAACACAGATGCACATGGATTTACCGAACAAATCATCATTGGCGGTGTAGCAGAAGATGTTCAGGCAGATGCCCAGGGTCCTGAAATCAAACTGTTTATGAACGACGAAAAATTTGTTTTTGGAGGCATGACAAATACAAACCCGGTGTTGATAGCCAAACTTGCAGACGAAAACGGAATCAATACGGTCGGCAATGGAATAGGGAGAAACATTTCGGCCATTCTGAACGACGATAATAAAAACTCTATCGTGCTGAACCAATACTACAAAGCCTCATTAGACAATTACAAAGAAGGGGAAATCCGTTATCCATTATCCGACCTTCCGGAAGGGTTACATCAATTGACAGTCAATGCCTGGGATACCCATAACAATGCCGGCAAAGGATATACGGAGTTTATCGTAGCCCAATCGGCAGAGCTGGCACTGAAGCATGTGTTGAATTATCCCAATCCTTTTACCGATAATACCGCTTTTTGGTTCGAACACAACCGCCCTAACGATCAGTTGTTAATAACCGTTCAAATCTTTACCCTTTCGGGAAGGGTGGTTAAAACATTACAGCAATCTTTAGTCGCCGAAGGATTCAGAGTCGATTCTATGACCTGGGACGGGAGAGATGATTTTGGAAACAAAATAGGAAGAGGTACTTATGTATATAAACTATCGGTGAGAAGTCTGACCGATCATAAAGTTGCACATAAAGTTCAGAAATTAGTCCTCCTCAAATAG
- a CDS encoding IS4 family transposase, whose product MIDAHSDTPEFVKISEAKQHDKNFLQYLHLSPHSMVVFDRAYNHYLQFAQWTERQINFVCRLKKNAVYQTQEVLFTAEPAKNQAGVLSEERILLAYKEDKQEKTLRLRKVTYRDEKGRMYDFITNNFEISHEEVAYLYKLRWNIELLFKKLKQNFQLHYFYSETENGIKTQIWCTLIAQLLLQVLRVKSESKKAFSTIAALIRIHLISYLEIFWMVQNSRRAYSKLKNETNRLVSKLIYSKIEGGRFLKAWKNSLKIKGLQLFFAVF is encoded by the coding sequence ATGATTGATGCCCACAGTGATACGCCAGAGTTTGTAAAAATCAGTGAAGCTAAACAGCATGACAAGAATTTTCTGCAATATTTGCATCTGTCGCCTCACAGCATGGTTGTGTTTGACAGGGCTTACAACCATTATCTTCAATTTGCTCAATGGACAGAACGACAAATCAATTTTGTATGCCGTTTGAAAAAGAATGCTGTTTATCAGACACAGGAAGTTTTATTTACAGCAGAGCCGGCAAAGAACCAAGCGGGTGTTTTGTCGGAAGAACGCATCTTACTTGCATACAAAGAAGATAAACAAGAAAAGACTTTGCGCCTTCGAAAGGTAACTTACAGGGATGAAAAAGGGCGTATGTATGACTTTATCACCAATAATTTTGAGATAAGCCATGAAGAAGTCGCCTATCTATACAAGCTGCGATGGAACATTGAGTTGCTTTTCAAGAAGCTCAAGCAGAATTTTCAGCTGCATTACTTTTATTCCGAAACAGAGAACGGCATCAAAACTCAAATCTGGTGTACCCTGATTGCACAACTTTTACTGCAAGTGCTTCGGGTAAAATCAGAGAGCAAAAAAGCCTTTTCAACCATTGCAGCACTCATTAGAATTCATCTAATCAGTTATCTTGAAATATTTTGGATGGTGCAAAACAGCCGAAGAGCTTACAGCAAGCTCAAAAACGAAACAAATCGCCTAGTATCCAAATTGATTTATTCTAAAATAGAGGGGGGTAGGTTTTTGAAGGCTTGGAAAAATTCCTTGAAAATAAAGGGCTTACAATTGTTTTTTGCCGTTTTTTAA
- a CDS encoding HlyC/CorC family transporter yields MPVPDIYYLVLVVIGSALFSGIELAFITANKISLEIQKQKGSMTSKALTVFYNNPTQFLGTLLIGNTVMLVIYSTLFEAMLHQPLPDIITQSKALTIAIVTFISTVVILIFGEFVPKNIFRINPNAFLNIFAFPVWIVYILLFPFVRFSVWLAENIIKLVWGIDYQKVPQPTLSLIDLQHYVHSNKQNPDEDYKVDTLLFQRALELPSVKARACMVPRLEIAAINKDSQIEEVRKLFIETKHSKIIAYQNSIDDVVGYIHHQDILKNTYKIWPIITVPEAMPATNLLNLFIKENKSIALVKDEFGGTAGIITLEDIMEEIFGEIHDEFDNDDFVEAFLEDADEYLLSARLEIDYLNDKYGFKIPPGDYETLSGYIIARNEDIPDEGEVLYIDEFRFTISEVSNTTVKTVRMKLIEE; encoded by the coding sequence ATGCCCGTTCCAGACATATACTATTTAGTGTTGGTTGTCATTGGTTCTGCCTTGTTTTCAGGCATTGAGCTTGCTTTCATCACTGCCAATAAAATTTCTTTGGAAATTCAAAAACAAAAGGGCAGTATGACTTCTAAAGCATTAACCGTTTTTTACAACAATCCAACCCAGTTTTTAGGGACTTTATTAATTGGCAACACGGTGATGCTCGTCATTTACAGTACCTTGTTTGAAGCCATGCTTCATCAGCCATTACCGGATATTATCACACAGTCGAAGGCCTTAACCATTGCAATTGTTACTTTTATTTCAACAGTTGTCATTCTTATATTTGGAGAATTTGTTCCTAAAAACATTTTCCGGATTAACCCAAACGCATTTTTAAACATTTTTGCCTTTCCGGTATGGATCGTATATATTTTGCTGTTTCCTTTTGTCAGGTTCAGTGTATGGCTGGCAGAGAACATAATTAAACTGGTTTGGGGCATTGACTATCAAAAAGTGCCACAACCTACCCTAAGCCTTATTGATTTACAGCATTATGTTCATTCCAATAAACAAAATCCGGATGAAGATTACAAGGTAGATACGCTATTGTTCCAGAGAGCTTTGGAACTGCCATCTGTCAAAGCAAGGGCATGTATGGTGCCTCGACTTGAAATTGCTGCCATCAATAAAGACAGTCAAATTGAGGAGGTAAGGAAATTGTTTATCGAAACGAAACATTCAAAAATCATTGCCTATCAAAACAGTATTGATGATGTGGTCGGTTATATCCATCATCAGGATATTTTGAAAAACACCTATAAAATATGGCCTATAATAACTGTTCCAGAAGCTATGCCGGCCACCAATCTGCTCAATCTTTTTATAAAAGAGAACAAAAGTATTGCATTGGTAAAAGATGAATTTGGAGGAACAGCCGGCATCATCACCTTAGAGGATATTATGGAAGAAATCTTTGGTGAAATTCATGACGAATTTGACAATGATGATTTTGTCGAAGCTTTTTTAGAAGATGCGGATGAATACTTATTGTCGGCGCGCCTCGAAATAGATTATCTCAACGACAAATATGGTTTTAAGATTCCTCCCGGCGACTACGAAACCCTGTCAGGTTATATCATAGCCCGAAACGAAGATATTCCGGACGAAGGAGAAGTCTTGTATATTGACGAATTTCGGTTTACCATTTCCGAAGTCAGCAATACTACTGTCAAAACAGTCCGTATGAAGCTGATAGAAGAATAA